The following proteins are encoded in a genomic region of Arachis stenosperma cultivar V10309 chromosome 4, arast.V10309.gnm1.PFL2, whole genome shotgun sequence:
- the LOC130975070 gene encoding uncharacterized protein LOC130975070 translates to MQRDQESLYEYWSQFKRLLESYPHHGMNTHLLISYFTGGLCVEDKRLLTASSGGSLSKNKTEGEAWNLIKDVAEATQHTRVRSNPLKGVVEPSPSESSLTKALGDMTTILTQIQKDQKEFYSIQAIQAPPPVAQLEGLPRICGLCYSTTNYTDQCHQIQEEHALVVANVNYNNRPPYPSQGQNNYPHGSNQHQGWRDNAQGSNQYQRWNNSSSHHNNNQSSSQYHHNNTNYQANQNHSNQNQNNYTKYQAPHYRQQSNRTSPSPTNQVDELRAAMEKRDESNKAQFDALGAQLANLTNMLSKMVMSNQPPTSNNNTNQLSSSSNLPS, encoded by the coding sequence ATGCAAAGAGACCAAGAGAGTTTGTACGAGTATTGGTCTCAGTTCAAGAGGCTATTGGAATCTTATCCACACCATGGAATGAACACTCACTTGCTCATTAGCTACTTCACCGGAGGTCTTTGTGTGGAAGATAAAAGATTGCTCACCGCTTCTAGTGGTGGTTCCCTTTCGAAAAACAAGACGGAGGGAGAAGCTTGGAATTTGATAAAGGATGTTGCCGAAGCTACACAACATACAAGGGTGAGAAGTAATCCTCTCAAGGGTGTGGTAGAACCGTCCCCTTCCGAATCAAGCCTAACCAAAGCACTTGGGGATATGACCACCATCCTCACGCAAATACAAAAGGATCAAAAGGAATTCTACTCCATCCAAGCCATCCAAGCTCCACCTCCGGTTGCTCAACTTGAAGGCCTTCCTAGGATTTGCGGTTTGTGCTATAGCACTACAAATTACACCGATCAATGCCATCAAATTCAAGAGGAACATGCCCTTGTAGTGGCCAATGTGAATTACAACAACCGTCCACCCTATCCTTCTCAAGGCCAAAACAACTACCCTCATGGTAGTAATCAACATCAAGGGTGGAGGGATAATGCACAAGGGAGCAATCAATACCAAAGATGGAACAACTCTTCTTCTCATCACAACAACAACCAATCTTCATCTCAATACCACCATAACAACACCAACTACCAAGCCAACCAAAATCACtccaaccaaaaccaaaacaactacACCAAGTACCAAGCACCACACTATAGACAACAATCCAACCGAACCTCTCCATCTCCCACCAATCAAGTTGACGAGCTTAGAGCCGCTATGGAGAAACGAGATGAGAGCAACAAGGCTCAATTTGATGCCTTGGGCGCTCAATTGGCTAACCTCACCAACATGCTTTCGAAGATGGTCATGTCAAACCAACCCCCCACCTCCAACAACAACACCAACCAACTCTCAAGCTCTTCTAACCTTCCATCCTAA